Proteins co-encoded in one Erinaceus europaeus chromosome 2, mEriEur2.1, whole genome shotgun sequence genomic window:
- the LOC132536903 gene encoding ferritin light chain-like, with protein MQPYVRGQIYLGLDKVMKDALYLHYRAFRLYAPVGLHLLKAAGALEEGGLFLCELSEERQEGYFRLLTTVRENYRGDMLFRMPERKPRKWKGVLSVMEYAMNLEKELDLAVRILYTQASNTGKSELCDLLRTHFLEGEQKVLEQMQAHLGTVRSLEAKKKQSQRVQYSLKPKDEGQQESVASNEPLCLPIFRTSAQLNLQPQDNSADD; from the exons ATGCAGCCCTACGTCCGTGGTCAGATCTACCTGGGTTTGGACAAGGTGATGAAGGACGCGCTGTACCTGCACTACCGGGCCTTCCGACTGTACGCGCCCGTG GGTCTGCATCTGCTGAAGGCCGCCGGCGCCCTGGAGGAGGGGGGCCTGTTCCTGTGCGAGCTGTCGGAGGAGAGGCAGGAGGGCTACTTCAGGCTGTTGACGACGGTGAGGGAGAACTACAGAGGCGACATGTTATTCCGCATGCCT GAGAGAAAGCCACGGAAGTGGAAGGGAGTCCTGAGTGTGATGGAATATGCCATGAATCTGGAGAAGGAGCTGGACCTGGCTGTCAGGATTCTCTACACACAAGCTTCCAACACTGGGAAATCTGAG cTCTGTGACCTGCTCAGGACTCACTTCCTGGAGGGAGAGCAGAAGGTCCTGGAGCAGATGCAGGCCCACCTGGGCACCGTGCGCAGCCTGGAGGCCAAGAAGAAGCAGAGTCAGCGCGTTCAGTACTCCCTGAAGCCCAAGGATGAAGGGCAGCAGGAATCTGTAGCCAGCAATGAGCCGCTCTGCCTCCCTATTTTCAGGACATCTGCCCAGCTCAACCTGCAGCCCCAGGACAACTCTGCAGACGACTAG
- the LOC103128239 gene encoding vomeronasal type-1 receptor 4 — MAIQHVTLGLVFLLQTSVGTLGNCTLLVHYLSLPFSGLRTRPTDVILRHLTITNSVVILSRGVTQTMSALGMRDFLSDLGCKVVFYLHRVGRGVSMGTTCLLSVCQMVTISPWTSRWAQHKDRAAQNTECSLILIWMIHLSLNIIVVQGTSSNLSQKNITRKKTLGYCSIAFQGGIITPICVVLLSVPDVLSLGLMLWASGSMVSMLHRHKQQVQHLHRARVTPRAAPETRATQSILVLVCTFVTCYALSCTCHLCISLSKNPSWWMVNLSVLCVACFPTVSPFLLMSQSPRLQ, encoded by the coding sequence ATGGCCATTCAGCATGTGACACTGGGACTTGTCTTTTTACTGCAGACCTCAGTGGGGACCCTAGGGAACTGCACTCTGCTTGTTCACTACCTCTCCCTACCTTTCTCTGGGCTCAGGACAAGGCCCACAGACGTGATTCTCAGACACCTGACCATCACTAACTCAGTAGTCATTCTCTCTAGGGGAGTCACACAGACCATGTCAGCTTTGGGGATGAGAGACTTCCTCAGTGATTTGGGCTGCAAAGTTGTCTTCTACCTTCACAGAGTGGGCAGGGGGGTTTCCATGGGCACCACCTGCCTCCTGAGTGTGTGTCAGATGGTCACCATCAGCCCCTGGACCTCCAGGTGGGCCCAGCACAAAGATAGGGCTGCCCAGAACACTGAATGTTCTCTGATCCTGATATGGATGATTCATCTGTCGCTCAATATCATAGTGGTACAAGGGACAAGTAGTAATTTGAGCCAGAAAAACATCACAAGGAAAAAAACATTGGGGTACTGTTCTATTGCATTTCAAGGCGGAATCATAACCCCAATCTGTGTAGTACTGCTCTCAGTCCCTGACGTGCTGTCTCTGGGCCTCATGCTCTGGGCCAGTGGCTCCATGGTCTCCATGCTCCACAGGCACAAGCAGCAGGTCCAGCACCTTCACAGAGCTCGTGTCACCCCCAGAGCTGCCCCTGAGACCAGGGCCACCCAGAGCATCCTGGTGCTGGTCTGTACCTTTGTCACCTGCTACGCCCTGTCCTGCACCTGTcacctctgcatttctctgtcaaaGAATCCCAGCTGGTGGATGGTGAACCTGTCTGTTCTGTGTGTAGCCTGCTTTCCCACTGTCAGCCCCTTCCTCCTCatgagccagagccccaggctgcAATGA